In Halarcobacter bivalviorum, a genomic segment contains:
- a CDS encoding 50S ribosomal protein L25/general stress protein Ctc: MLEGIARDSMTKQATKTLRRDGYLIANIYGKGLENVNAAFKKNDFIKYLRNKTTIAFDVNVDGNVLKVVVQEYQKCPITSDLLHVDLMVAQPGVKATYKVPVTVEGTPKGLKNKGLFVFHKKRVPVKCTFENLPESFHLQISDLDTGDNILVRNLVLPEGVQCFLDPRVPVVGVIKAK; the protein is encoded by the coding sequence ATGTTAGAGGGTATCGCAAGAGATAGTATGACAAAACAAGCAACTAAAACTTTAAGAAGAGATGGTTACTTAATTGCTAACATTTATGGTAAAGGTTTAGAAAACGTTAATGCAGCATTCAAAAAGAATGATTTCATTAAATATTTAAGAAACAAAACAACTATCGCATTTGATGTAAATGTAGATGGAAATGTATTAAAAGTAGTTGTACAAGAATATCAAAAATGTCCAATCACTTCTGATTTATTACATGTTGATTTAATGGTTGCACAACCAGGTGTTAAGGCTACTTATAAAGTTCCTGTAACTGTTGAAGGTACACCAAAAGGTCTTAAAAATAAAGGTCTTTTTGTATTCCACAAGAAAAGAGTTCCAGTTAAATGTACATTTGAAAACTTACCAGAGTCTTTCCATTTACAAATTTCTGACTTAGATACTGGTGACAATATCTTAGTAAGAAACTTAGTATTACCAGAAGGTGTACAATGTTTCTTAGATCCAAGAGTACCAGTTGTAGGTGTAATTAAAGCTAAGTAA
- a CDS encoding RelA/SpoT family protein: MDPFIEKIESINTLDDAIHLLYSEAKITPKLQDIIDFVIEAHKGQYRKSGEPYSVHPILVASIASHFSKEENVIATALLHDVVEDTKYDINFIRSNWGDEVAHMVDGLTKIDEIREHELAPSDSDKKLIASALTFRKMLIASIDDVRVLVVKLCDRLHNMLTLDALPHKKQLRIAEETLVVYVPIAHRLGISTIKNTLEDLAFFYIYPQEYKKIDEFIQEHQHAIQLTFNKFISSTKKLLEKNGYDLSKIQINSRIKHHYSIYLKMQRKGVSIDEVLDLLAIRILVEEDIDCYKVLGFLHLEYKPLISRFKDYVSTPKENGYQTIHTTVFYNSKIYEVQIRTFEMNKIAEYGIAAHWMYKSGAKHQPNLNWLKSLEYSTENIEEFYQDTKDDLFSEDIVVYSPHGDTFNLPRGSTALDYAYAVHTDVGRNAVECHINKVKKPLLTELKSSDIVSIKTVDYAIPRCSWTDLVKTTRAKKQIKFLCSQRLREIDELAGRNILNTLFSKYFDNITSLVKTESLQKVPQNLDYFKHLKHEIEKKVIEKQGFVARFKMYTSKIKKFKFDNILIYSNFSINSVSFDHCCHPKFADEIVAFREGNKAVIHHKMCDKAYKKLMSNDEMLFCKWTKDTLYHYKMVVSLPNTKGELARLLMYMSQFEGYILSVDYGREKHSYRQYCDIEFEVNKSNIEEVRKLIEKKAKVIEFFSKKDAYNK; the protein is encoded by the coding sequence ATGGATCCATTTATAGAAAAAATAGAGAGTATAAATACTCTTGATGATGCTATCCACCTTCTTTATTCAGAAGCAAAAATCACTCCAAAACTTCAAGATATTATTGACTTTGTTATTGAGGCTCACAAAGGACAATATAGAAAAAGTGGAGAACCCTATTCAGTTCATCCAATACTTGTGGCATCTATTGCTTCTCACTTTTCAAAAGAAGAAAATGTAATTGCTACTGCTTTACTTCATGATGTTGTTGAAGATACTAAATATGATATTAATTTTATTAGAAGTAATTGGGGAGATGAAGTTGCCCATATGGTTGATGGACTTACAAAGATTGATGAAATTAGAGAACATGAATTAGCTCCTTCTGATTCAGATAAAAAACTAATTGCATCTGCACTTACTTTTAGAAAAATGCTTATTGCATCTATTGATGATGTAAGAGTACTAGTTGTAAAACTTTGTGATAGATTACATAATATGTTAACTTTAGATGCCCTTCCTCATAAAAAACAATTAAGAATTGCAGAAGAGACCCTTGTGGTATATGTTCCTATTGCACATAGATTAGGTATTTCTACTATCAAAAATACTTTAGAGGATTTAGCTTTTTTTTACATCTACCCACAAGAGTATAAAAAGATTGATGAGTTTATACAAGAACATCAACATGCTATTCAACTAACATTTAATAAATTTATTTCATCTACTAAAAAGCTACTTGAAAAAAATGGTTATGACTTAAGTAAAATACAAATCAATAGTAGAATAAAACACCACTATTCAATTTATTTAAAAATGCAAAGAAAAGGTGTAAGTATAGATGAAGTACTTGACCTACTTGCTATTAGAATTTTAGTGGAAGAAGATATTGATTGCTATAAAGTTCTTGGATTTTTACACCTAGAGTATAAACCACTTATTTCTAGATTTAAAGATTATGTTTCGACCCCTAAAGAAAATGGTTATCAAACTATTCATACAACTGTATTTTATAACTCTAAAATATATGAAGTACAAATTAGAACTTTTGAAATGAATAAAATTGCTGAATATGGTATTGCTGCTCACTGGATGTACAAAAGTGGAGCTAAGCATCAACCAAATTTAAATTGGCTAAAATCCCTAGAATACTCAACTGAGAATATAGAAGAATTTTATCAAGATACAAAAGATGACCTATTTTCAGAAGATATAGTAGTTTATTCTCCCCATGGGGATACTTTTAATCTTCCACGTGGTTCTACTGCTTTAGATTATGCATATGCAGTACATACTGATGTAGGTAGAAATGCAGTAGAGTGTCACATCAATAAAGTAAAAAAACCTTTATTGACAGAATTGAAAAGTTCTGATATTGTATCAATCAAAACTGTTGACTATGCAATCCCTAGATGTTCATGGACTGATTTAGTAAAAACAACTAGAGCTAAAAAACAAATTAAGTTTTTATGTTCTCAAAGATTAAGAGAAATTGATGAGTTAGCAGGTAGAAATATTTTGAATACACTCTTTTCAAAATATTTTGACAACATTACATCACTAGTAAAAACAGAGTCTTTACAAAAGGTTCCACAAAATCTTGATTACTTTAAACACTTAAAACATGAAATTGAGAAAAAAGTAATAGAAAAACAAGGTTTTGTAGCTAGATTTAAAATGTATACTAGTAAAATCAAAAAATTTAAATTTGATAATATACTTATATATTCGAATTTTAGTATTAATTCTGTATCATTTGACCACTGTTGTCACCCTAAGTTTGCCGATGAAATCGTAGCATTTAGGGAAGGAAATAAAGCAGTTATTCATCATAAAATGTGTGACAAAGCTTATAAAAAGCTCATGAGCAATGATGAAATGCTTTTTTGTAAATGGACAAAAGATACACTTTACCACTATAAAATGGTAGTTAGCTTACCTAATACTAAAGGTGAGTTAGCAAGACTTCTTATGTATATGAGTCAATTTGAAGGTTATATTTTATCTGTTGACTATGGTAGAGAAAAACACTCTTACAGACAATATTGTGATATTGAATTTGAAGTTAATAAATCAAATATTGAAGAAGTAAGAAAATTAATAGAAAAAAAAGCAAAAGTTATTGAATTCTTTTCAAAAAAAGATGCATATAACAAATAA
- the tyrS gene encoding tyrosine--tRNA ligase, whose translation MEEQIKEALAEIQRGTAEIIDIERIEKLIRNYYENGENFYVKAGFDPTAPDLHLGHTVLIQKMATFQKFGGIVQFLIGDFTATIGDPTGKSETRKVLSTEQVLQNAETYKEQVFKILDPEKTKVMFNSQWLKELGTAGLINLASNLTVARMLERDDFANRYASNTPIAVSEFTYPLLQGYDSVAMNTDIEMGGTDQKFNLLMGRTLQKAYNCKKQQAVLMMPILEGLDGVQKMSKSLGNYIGVTDEANDMFGKVLSISDDLMWRYYELLSAKSLKEIAQIQSDVENGKLHPKKVKEALAVEIVDRYHGKGSGEEAKLEFEKVFAKKDIPTDMPEFEFENGIWICQALVDAGLVNSTSQARRDVKSNAVSVNQEKISDDKLNLEIGEYVLQKGKKSFAKIIIK comes from the coding sequence ATGGAAGAACAAATTAAAGAAGCTTTAGCGGAAATTCAAAGAGGAACTGCGGAAATAATTGATATTGAAAGAATTGAAAAGCTTATTAGAAACTATTATGAAAACGGTGAGAATTTTTATGTAAAAGCTGGTTTTGATCCTACTGCTCCTGATTTACACTTAGGACATACTGTTCTAATTCAAAAAATGGCAACATTCCAAAAATTTGGAGGAATTGTACAATTTTTAATTGGTGATTTTACTGCAACTATTGGTGACCCAACAGGAAAAAGTGAAACAAGAAAAGTTTTAAGTACAGAACAAGTATTACAAAATGCGGAGACTTATAAAGAGCAAGTTTTTAAAATCTTAGACCCAGAGAAAACAAAAGTAATGTTTAACTCACAATGGTTAAAAGAGCTAGGAACAGCTGGATTAATTAATCTTGCTTCAAATTTAACAGTTGCAAGAATGCTAGAAAGAGATGATTTTGCTAATAGATATGCAAGTAACACTCCTATTGCTGTAAGTGAGTTTACATATCCACTACTTCAAGGTTATGATTCAGTTGCAATGAATACTGATATCGAAATGGGAGGAACTGACCAAAAGTTTAACTTACTTATGGGAAGAACTTTACAAAAAGCATATAACTGTAAAAAACAACAAGCTGTATTAATGATGCCTATTTTAGAAGGTTTAGATGGAGTTCAAAAAATGTCTAAATCATTAGGTAACTATATTGGTGTTACAGATGAAGCAAATGATATGTTTGGAAAAGTATTATCTATTTCTGATGATTTAATGTGGAGATACTATGAATTGTTATCTGCAAAATCATTAAAAGAAATTGCACAAATTCAAAGTGATGTAGAAAATGGTAAATTACATCCTAAAAAAGTAAAAGAAGCCTTAGCTGTAGAAATTGTAGATAGATATCATGGTAAAGGTTCAGGAGAAGAAGCTAAACTAGAATTTGAAAAAGTATTTGCTAAAAAAGATATTCCAACAGATATGCCAGAATTCGAATTTGAAAATGGTATTTGGATTTGTCAAGCATTAGTTGATGCAGGATTAGTAAACTCTACTTCTCAAGCAAGAAGAGATGTGAAATCAAATGCTGTTTCAGTAAATCAAGAAAAAATTAGTGATGATAAATTAAATTTAGAAATAGGTGAATATGTTTTACAAAAAGGTAAAAAAAGTTTCGCTAAGATAATAATAAAATAA
- a CDS encoding cytochrome C oxidase subunit III: MKFISFILLIVSALFSNPIDNSFITKFEYGAMLYENPRGVGCIKCHEKGNKPVVIAKYKEIDKKTKKLVEKKIIAPAINNVSFEVFLDKLRSDKTESKVMPTYFMTNEELKSLYYYIKNIK; encoded by the coding sequence TTGAAGTTTATATCTTTTATTTTACTTATAGTAAGTGCTCTTTTTTCAAATCCCATTGATAACTCATTTATTACTAAGTTTGAGTATGGAGCAATGTTATATGAAAACCCAAGGGGAGTAGGGTGTATAAAATGTCATGAAAAAGGTAATAAACCAGTAGTTATTGCTAAATATAAAGAGATAGATAAAAAAACAAAAAAATTAGTAGAGAAAAAAATTATTGCTCCTGCCATAAATAATGTATCTTTTGAAGTTTTTTTAGATAAATTGAGATCAGATAAAACAGAGTCAAAAGTTATGCCTACATATTTTATGACAAATGAAGAATTAAAGTCATTATATTACTATATTAAGAATATAAAATAG
- a CDS encoding LptF/LptG family permease, with amino-acid sequence MSIITKYILKKYLINFIIVLMSLQLFFVGMDYLQNSKDLPNSANLQLLYLMYNSFFTLTLTLPLSLVFAWIVTLVIFVRNNELVAFSSLGARRINIYFPAVISSFLLLTVLIGIQTTPLAYSYEQKKKILDGNYFSNTKSDIFLKYDNNFIYFKKLHPLRKEAEDIHIYKVEDRDLVETIIAKKAYFQNNKWYVVDAKIVKKPKEMNFETSRLEVRYEKFLNTLEGFKPKILDNVYEEKSSFSILDAISALSLLEKQGVNTDKIRAAIYYEIFIPFFILPLIMIIFIFTSLNRRFFNMGSYTSLTIFGTLVVWGVFFMLYKFSNSGVIKPELSLLLPLFVWFSITYLIYRKRKKYE; translated from the coding sequence ATGAGCATAATAACAAAATACATTCTAAAAAAATATCTAATTAATTTTATAATTGTACTAATGTCATTACAACTTTTTTTCGTTGGGATGGATTATTTACAAAATTCAAAAGATTTACCAAACTCTGCAAATTTACAACTTTTATATCTTATGTATAATAGTTTTTTTACTTTAACATTAACATTACCATTATCTTTAGTATTCGCTTGGATAGTTACTTTAGTGATTTTTGTAAGAAATAATGAGCTGGTTGCATTTTCTTCTTTAGGTGCAAGAAGAATAAATATTTATTTTCCTGCAGTAATTAGTTCTTTTTTATTACTAACTGTTTTAATAGGTATTCAAACAACACCACTTGCTTACTCTTATGAACAAAAAAAGAAAATACTTGATGGAAACTATTTTTCTAATACAAAAAGTGATATCTTTTTAAAATATGATAATAATTTTATCTATTTTAAAAAGCTTCATCCTTTAAGAAAAGAAGCAGAAGATATACATATTTATAAAGTTGAAGATAGAGATTTAGTTGAGACTATTATTGCTAAAAAAGCCTATTTTCAAAATAATAAATGGTATGTAGTTGATGCAAAAATAGTTAAAAAACCAAAAGAGATGAACTTTGAAACATCTAGACTTGAAGTACGATATGAGAAGTTTTTAAACACTTTAGAGGGCTTTAAACCAAAAATCTTAGATAATGTATACGAAGAGAAATCTAGTTTTTCTATTTTAGATGCAATTTCTGCATTATCTTTACTTGAAAAGCAAGGTGTAAATACAGATAAAATTCGTGCAGCTATTTATTATGAAATATTTATTCCTTTTTTCATACTGCCTTTAATTATGATTATCTTTATTTTTACTTCTTTAAATAGAAGATTTTTTAATATGGGTAGTTACACTTCTTTAACAATTTTTGGAACACTTGTTGTTTGGGGAGTTTTCTTTATGTTATATAAATTCTCTAATAGTGGAGTGATAAAACCAGAACTTTCTTTATTATTACCTCTATTTGTATGGTTTAGTATTACATATCTTATTTATAGAAAGAGAAAGAAATATGAGTAA
- a CDS encoding NUDIX domain-containing protein, with protein sequence MSKVKAYGILLYKIEKNSIKILLCKSVKSLDRWGCLKGVILKSENAKECAKREFKEECGINVQTYLFEKYFSQENEEKDIGIWIVNAKKIENIDSYFTKDKLQENYLSWENSKVKFFDIDDLPKIKHKQVHLIAKIKDFLKNMNQSH encoded by the coding sequence ATGAGTAAAGTAAAAGCCTATGGAATTTTATTATATAAAATAGAAAAAAATAGCATTAAAATTTTACTTTGTAAATCAGTTAAAAGTTTAGATAGATGGGGTTGTTTAAAAGGTGTTATTCTTAAGAGCGAGAATGCCAAAGAGTGTGCAAAAAGAGAGTTTAAAGAAGAGTGTGGAATTAATGTTCAAACTTATCTTTTTGAAAAATATTTTTCTCAGGAAAATGAAGAAAAAGATATTGGTATTTGGATAGTAAATGCAAAAAAAATTGAGAATATAGATTCTTATTTCACAAAAGATAAACTTCAAGAAAACTATCTATCTTGGGAAAATTCAAAGGTTAAATTTTTTGATATTGATGATTTACCAAAAATAAAACATAAACAAGTTCATCTTATTGCAAAAATCAAGGATTTTTTAAAAAATATGAATCAATCCCATTAG
- the pth gene encoding aminoacyl-tRNA hydrolase: MHLIVGLGNIGEKYQLTRHNVGFLVIDEMTKGLQSSSNINKSNFKADLLKSGYNLFAKPTTYMNNSGQAVVSIKDYYKIDIEDIIVIHDDLDLPFGTVKFKIGGGHGGHNGLRSIDSHIGKEYIRVRIGIGKPADKADVANYVLSNFSKEELNKLEGIITHTIKAIEALKSEPIDEVKSKFTLK; the protein is encoded by the coding sequence ATGCACTTAATTGTAGGTCTTGGAAATATTGGTGAAAAATACCAATTAACTAGACATAATGTAGGTTTTTTAGTTATCGATGAGATGACTAAAGGCTTACAGTCTTCTTCAAATATAAACAAATCAAACTTTAAAGCAGATCTTTTAAAATCTGGCTATAACTTATTTGCTAAACCAACTACATATATGAATAATTCTGGACAAGCTGTTGTCTCTATAAAAGATTATTATAAAATTGATATTGAAGATATTATTGTGATTCATGATGATTTAGATTTACCTTTTGGAACTGTTAAGTTTAAAATAGGTGGAGGACATGGTGGTCATAATGGTTTAAGATCAATTGATTCTCATATTGGTAAAGAGTATATTCGTGTGAGAATAGGTATTGGTAAACCAGCAGATAAAGCTGATGTTGCAAATTATGTATTATCAAACTTCTCAAAAGAGGAATTAAATAAATTAGAAGGTATAATCACTCATACTATTAAAGCAATTGAAGCACTTAAAAGTGAACCAATTGACGAAGTAAAATCAAAATTTACATTGAAATAA
- the folD gene encoding bifunctional methylenetetrahydrofolate dehydrogenase/methenyltetrahydrofolate cyclohydrolase FolD: MTLLDGKALSDKIKEEVRVEVEKLKNEKNITPGLAVVLVGDDAASATYVNSKHKSCEAAGIYSEVHTKDSSTTQEELLELIEKMNNDPKLDGILVQLPLPKHIDTTTVLEAINPLKDVDGFHPYNVGRMVSNLDAFLPATPFGVMRMFEEYNIGLSGKNVVVIGSSDIVGKPMASLLINAKATVTVCNSRTKDLASHTKAADIVVIAVGVPHLLKGDMLKEGAVVIDVGINRLDTGKLTGDADFEDCKTKCSFLTPVPGGVGPMTIGMLLKNTLKAAYLRDKRESK; encoded by the coding sequence ATGACATTACTAGATGGAAAAGCATTATCAGATAAGATTAAAGAAGAAGTAAGAGTTGAAGTTGAAAAACTTAAAAATGAAAAAAATATCACTCCAGGACTAGCTGTAGTTCTTGTTGGTGATGATGCAGCAAGTGCAACTTATGTAAATAGTAAACACAAATCATGTGAAGCTGCAGGTATTTATTCAGAAGTTCATACAAAAGATTCTTCTACAACACAAGAAGAGTTATTAGAGTTAATTGAAAAGATGAACAATGACCCAAAACTTGATGGTATCTTAGTTCAATTACCATTACCAAAACATATAGATACAACTACTGTTTTAGAAGCTATTAACCCTTTAAAAGATGTTGATGGATTTCACCCATATAATGTAGGAAGAATGGTATCTAACTTAGATGCATTTCTACCAGCTACACCATTTGGTGTAATGAGAATGTTTGAAGAGTACAATATTGGATTAAGCGGGAAAAATGTTGTTGTAATTGGTTCATCTGATATTGTTGGAAAACCAATGGCATCACTTTTAATTAATGCTAAAGCAACAGTAACAGTTTGTAACTCAAGAACAAAAGATTTAGCTTCTCACACAAAAGCTGCTGATATTGTTGTAATTGCAGTTGGAGTTCCTCACTTATTAAAAGGTGATATGTTAAAAGAAGGTGCTGTAGTTATTGATGTAGGTATTAATAGACTTGATACTGGAAAGTTAACTGGGGATGCAGATTTTGAAGATTGTAAAACTAAATGTTCATTTTTGACTCCTGTACCAGGTGGAGTTGGTCCAATGACAATTGGTATGTTATTAAAAAACACTCTTAAAGCAGCATATTTAAGAGATAAAAGAGAAAGTAAATAA
- a CDS encoding nitronate monooxygenase — translation MKIGKYEIKHPIIQGGMGVGISWDRLAGTVSKEGGLGVISAVGTGYYKSENVHIITRKDKPKDVANFYSKDALNEIVKNARKICGDAPLACNILYAINDYGRVVKDACEAGINIIITGAGIPTNMPEFTKDYPDVALVPIVSSARALKLICKKWKRYNKIPDAVIVEGPLSGGHQGFKYEDCFKEEFQLENIVPPVIEEAKNWGEDIPIIAAGGIWDKNDIDKFLNLGCAGVQMATRFIGTHECDADIALKKVLIDSKEEDIKLMKSPVGLPARAVRTNLQFSIENKTAPKVACISNCVAPCHRGVEAKAVGYCIADRLGAAYQGDLDTGLFFTGSNGYRMDKIISVHELMEKLIKGE, via the coding sequence TTGAAAATAGGTAAATATGAGATAAAGCATCCAATAATCCAAGGGGGAATGGGTGTTGGAATTAGCTGGGATAGATTAGCTGGAACTGTAAGTAAAGAAGGTGGACTAGGAGTAATCTCAGCAGTTGGTACAGGATACTATAAAAGTGAAAATGTACATATTATAACTAGAAAAGATAAACCAAAAGATGTTGCAAACTTTTATTCAAAAGATGCCTTAAATGAAATTGTAAAGAATGCAAGAAAAATCTGTGGGGATGCACCTTTAGCTTGTAATATTCTTTATGCAATTAATGATTATGGTAGAGTTGTAAAAGATGCTTGTGAAGCAGGTATTAATATAATTATCACAGGTGCTGGTATCCCAACAAATATGCCAGAATTTACAAAAGATTATCCAGATGTAGCTCTTGTTCCTATTGTTTCAAGTGCTAGAGCTTTAAAACTTATTTGTAAAAAATGGAAAAGATATAATAAAATTCCTGATGCAGTAATCGTTGAAGGTCCTTTAAGTGGTGGACACCAAGGATTTAAATATGAAGATTGTTTTAAAGAGGAATTCCAATTAGAAAATATTGTTCCACCTGTAATTGAAGAAGCAAAAAACTGGGGAGAAGATATTCCTATAATTGCAGCTGGTGGGATTTGGGATAAGAATGATATTGACAAGTTTTTAAATCTTGGTTGTGCTGGAGTTCAAATGGCAACAAGATTTATTGGAACACATGAATGTGATGCTGATATTGCTCTTAAAAAAGTTCTTATCGACTCAAAAGAAGAAGATATTAAACTTATGAAATCACCTGTTGGATTACCAGCAAGAGCTGTAAGAACTAACTTACAATTTTCTATAGAAAATAAAACTGCTCCTAAAGTAGCTTGTATCTCAAACTGTGTTGCACCATGTCATAGAGGGGTTGAAGCAAAAGCAGTTGGATATTGTATTGCAGATAGACTAGGAGCTGCTTATCAAGGTGACTTAGATACAGGTTTATTCTTCACAGGTTCAAATGGTTATAGAATGGATAAAATAATTTCAGTTCATGAGCTAATGGAAAAACTGATAAAAGGAGAATAA
- a CDS encoding N-acetylmuramoyl-L-alanine amidase, translating into MEYLKAVLNNDKAKEIDNLKILISTGKKLNKNISKYESELNKYNKENKKHIKIEPIKIEEPKKIEKAKISKKIKEDTDNYKYTIKSVESRNNMVIIDFKSPVSKNFIKFSEEKAKSGFQDIYDIKGSFKDAHPTKLKIDGVKQIVIKQETPTTLRILFEDNKNLKTIYFFVNNKRLILKVLDVEKENKTTTNKIVKKAKKVQYRPGLNKVVVIDAGHGGKDVGAVGPNKRYEKIVVFEVTKYLESYLKKRGYKVYLTRNKDRFIKVRNRTILANEKKADIFVSVHANAAHKSKVNKLNGIETFFLSPARSERAKRVAAKENSSDVRNMSGSTKKAFLESLNRPRITASHKLSIDIQRNMLFSTRKIHKDVIDGGVREGPFWVLVGAQMPSVLIELGYITHPKESKRLYNSKYQKALAEGIANGIDSYFLKNP; encoded by the coding sequence ATGGAATACCTAAAGGCTGTTCTGAACAATGATAAAGCCAAAGAAATTGATAACTTAAAAATACTTATTTCTACTGGGAAAAAACTAAATAAAAATATTTCAAAATATGAATCTGAATTAAATAAATATAATAAAGAAAATAAAAAACATATCAAAATTGAACCAATTAAAATTGAAGAACCTAAAAAAATAGAAAAAGCTAAAATCTCTAAAAAAATAAAAGAAGATACTGATAATTACAAATATACAATAAAATCTGTAGAATCAAGAAATAACATGGTTATTATTGATTTTAAATCTCCTGTTTCAAAAAACTTTATAAAATTTTCAGAAGAAAAAGCTAAATCTGGCTTCCAAGATATATATGATATAAAAGGAAGTTTTAAAGATGCACATCCCACAAAATTAAAAATTGATGGTGTAAAACAAATAGTAATAAAACAAGAAACACCTACTACACTAAGAATACTTTTTGAAGATAATAAAAATCTAAAAACTATATACTTTTTTGTAAATAATAAAAGACTTATCTTAAAAGTATTAGATGTAGAAAAAGAGAATAAAACAACTACAAATAAAATAGTTAAAAAAGCAAAAAAAGTTCAATATAGACCAGGGCTTAATAAAGTAGTTGTTATTGATGCTGGACATGGTGGTAAAGATGTAGGAGCAGTTGGCCCTAATAAAAGATATGAAAAAATAGTTGTATTTGAAGTGACAAAATATCTTGAGTCTTATTTGAAAAAAAGAGGATATAAAGTCTATCTAACTAGAAATAAAGATAGATTTATAAAAGTGAGAAATAGAACTATCTTAGCAAATGAAAAAAAAGCAGATATCTTTGTTTCAGTGCATGCTAATGCTGCTCACAAATCAAAAGTAAACAAACTAAACGGTATAGAAACTTTCTTCTTAAGTCCAGCAAGAAGTGAAAGAGCTAAAAGAGTTGCAGCAAAAGAGAATAGTTCTGATGTAAGAAATATGAGTGGCTCAACAAAAAAAGCTTTCTTAGAATCACTTAATAGACCAAGAATTACTGCTTCTCATAAACTATCAATTGATATTCAAAGAAACATGCTTTTTAGTACAAGAAAAATTCATAAAGATGTAATTGATGGAGGGGTAAGAGAAGGACCATTTTGGGTTTTAGTTGGAGCTCAAATGCCATCAGTTCTAATAGAATTAGGATATATAACTCATCCTAAAGAATCTAAAAGACTATATAATTCAAAATATCAAAAGGCTTTAGCAGAAGGCATTGCTAATGGGATTGATTCATATTTTTTAAAAAATCCTTGA